One genomic window of Candidatus Nitrosopumilus sediminis includes the following:
- a CDS encoding universal stress protein has protein sequence MYETILVPHAGTPAGDEALKHAIYASDDSSKIILLHVVEEIHAPPSFALSSSEREKLLKSIGNANKEMKKDMEKKMEKYSLQCKEKGVKSKIKVAIGDAAEIILDTVEKEKVDLIVMSKRRKLKGIKKLLSLGSVSRKIVENANCPVLLLDIGK, from the coding sequence ATGTATGAGACAATTCTTGTTCCACATGCTGGAACTCCTGCCGGTGATGAGGCACTTAAACATGCAATTTATGCCTCAGATGATTCATCTAAAATAATCCTCTTACACGTTGTAGAAGAAATACATGCTCCTCCATCATTTGCTTTGTCATCCTCTGAAAGAGAAAAATTGCTAAAGAGTATTGGCAATGCAAATAAGGAAATGAAAAAAGATATGGAGAAAAAAATGGAAAAATATTCTCTGCAATGCAAAGAAAAAGGAGTTAAATCAAAAATTAAAGTGGCGATAGGAGATGCTGCTGAAATAATTTTAGATACTGTTGAAAAAGAAAAAGTAGATCTAATAGTAATGTCAAAACGACGCAAATTGAAGGGGATAAAAAAATTATTATCTTTAGGTAGTGTTTCAAGAAAGATTGTTGAAAATGCTAATTGCCCTGTGTTATTACTGGATATTGGAAAATGA
- the mce gene encoding methylmalonyl-CoA epimerase has product MKIDHIAIAVNDVEESAKIYQKALGVDSVEFETVESEGVKVAIIHLENGRVELMQPTNDSSPIKKFLDKKGQGLHHMALDTDNIEGEVERMEGCGIQFLGKIRPGSAGTKVTFIHPKSLQGVLAELCSHPKE; this is encoded by the coding sequence ATGAAAATTGATCACATTGCAATTGCAGTAAATGATGTGGAAGAATCTGCTAAAATTTACCAGAAAGCACTAGGAGTTGATTCAGTAGAATTTGAAACAGTGGAATCTGAAGGTGTTAAAGTCGCAATCATTCATTTGGAAAATGGTCGTGTCGAATTAATGCAGCCTACAAATGATTCTAGTCCTATAAAGAAATTTTTAGATAAAAAAGGTCAAGGATTACATCATATGGCACTAGACACTGACAATATAGAGGGTGAAGTAGAACGAATGGAAGGTTGTGGAATCCAATTCTTGGGAAAAATCCGACCTGGTTCTGCAGGAACTAAAGTCACATTCATTCATCCAAAATCTCTTCAAGGGGTATTGGCAGAACTTTGCTCTCATCCTAAAGAATAA
- a CDS encoding acyl-CoA mutase large subunit family protein, translated as MAAKKSSKSKTTEKKIFTDSTFPVKRIYQKSSKKRPVEDAGKYPFTRGIHPEMFRERFWTMRQYSGFGDAKLTNERFKFMLEKGQTGLSMAFDLPTQIGYDSDSPQAEGEVGKVGVSITSIKDMMTAFDGIPLGKVSSSMTINSTASTLLAYYIAVGESQGFKSTELRGTTQNDILKEYIARNTYIYPPQPSMRLIGDMIEYCAEKVPSWYPVSISGYHMREAGCTATQEVAFTLANAIAYIQTCIDKGLKIDDFAPRLSFFFCCTIEFFEEVAKFRVARKVYAKILKEMFHAKNPRSLQLKFHTQTSGESLTAQQPNNNIVRVAIQTMAAVAGGTQSLHTNSRDEALALPTQESAKIALRTQQIVAHESGITKTADPLAGSYYLEELCDQIEDGVWKYLKKIQKMGGSVKAIEKGFFQSEIRANAYRLKKETDDGDRVIVGVNKYVEEEEQPELLRIDGRIEVQQKKALKKLRAERDSKKLEKALSAMQSAADTEKNLMPYIVTAAKAFATTGEISNTFREVFGEYRPKEVF; from the coding sequence ATGGCTGCAAAAAAATCATCAAAATCTAAAACCACTGAAAAGAAAATCTTTACTGATTCTACTTTTCCAGTAAAGCGCATATATCAAAAATCCTCAAAAAAGAGGCCTGTAGAGGATGCTGGAAAATATCCTTTCACTAGAGGAATTCATCCTGAAATGTTCCGTGAAAGATTTTGGACAATGAGACAATATTCTGGATTTGGTGATGCTAAACTTACTAATGAGAGATTCAAGTTCATGCTTGAAAAGGGTCAGACTGGGCTTAGCATGGCTTTTGATTTGCCAACCCAAATTGGATATGATTCTGATTCTCCACAAGCTGAAGGTGAAGTTGGAAAGGTGGGGGTGTCAATCACATCAATTAAAGATATGATGACTGCATTTGATGGTATTCCATTAGGTAAAGTCAGCTCTTCGATGACAATTAATTCTACAGCATCCACATTACTTGCATATTATATTGCAGTTGGAGAATCACAGGGTTTCAAAAGCACTGAGCTTCGTGGAACCACACAAAATGATATTCTCAAAGAATACATTGCAAGAAATACCTACATTTATCCTCCTCAACCATCCATGCGATTAATTGGTGACATGATAGAGTACTGTGCAGAAAAAGTTCCTTCGTGGTATCCAGTTTCGATTTCTGGATATCATATGAGAGAAGCTGGTTGTACTGCTACTCAAGAAGTTGCGTTTACTCTGGCAAATGCAATTGCCTATATTCAAACTTGTATTGATAAAGGATTAAAAATTGATGACTTTGCTCCAAGACTCTCATTCTTCTTTTGTTGTACCATAGAGTTCTTTGAAGAAGTTGCAAAGTTTAGAGTTGCAAGAAAAGTTTATGCAAAAATACTCAAAGAAATGTTTCATGCAAAGAACCCTCGTTCACTACAATTAAAATTTCATACTCAAACTAGTGGCGAATCTCTAACTGCTCAACAACCAAACAACAACATTGTGAGGGTTGCGATACAAACAATGGCAGCAGTTGCAGGCGGCACACAATCACTTCATACTAATTCTAGAGATGAGGCCCTTGCTCTTCCTACTCAGGAATCTGCAAAAATTGCTCTTAGAACACAGCAAATTGTAGCTCATGAAAGTGGAATTACAAAGACTGCTGATCCACTTGCAGGCTCTTACTATCTTGAAGAATTATGTGATCAAATTGAAGATGGTGTATGGAAATACCTGAAGAAAATTCAAAAGATGGGTGGTTCTGTTAAAGCAATTGAGAAAGGATTTTTCCAATCTGAAATTAGAGCAAATGCATATCGTCTTAAAAAAGAAACAGATGACGGTGACCGAGTAATTGTAGGTGTTAACAAATATGTCGAAGAAGAAGAGCAACCAGAATTATTGAGAATTGATGGTCGAATTGAAGTGCAGCAAAAGAAAGCCCTCAAAAAATTACGAGCAGAACGAGATTCTAAAAAATTAGAAAAGGCATTGTCTGCAATGCAGAGTGCAGCTGACACTGAAAAAAACCTCATGCCATACATTGTTACAGCTGCTAAGGCATTTGCAACCACTGGTGAAATTAGTAATACTTTCAGAGAGGTCTTTGGGGAATATCGTCCAAAAGAGGTCTTTTAG
- a CDS encoding CBS domain-containing protein gives MLPRIDSIKQIRQKIGITQKKLAAMTGVSTSMINQIESGRSQPSYETAKKIFESLTQLEGESSSHTAGDFCSRDIVKLKPTNTLHDAIKKMHQLSISQIPVFDNSDVVGVVSEDGIVKHLADLGEAELKKAKLADTMDPVPPIVDFDTPANVLVPLIRYSKCILVSKKSKIIGIITASDTLKMME, from the coding sequence TTGTTACCTAGAATTGATTCAATTAAACAGATTAGACAAAAGATAGGCATAACTCAGAAAAAGCTTGCGGCAATGACAGGGGTAAGTACATCCATGATTAATCAAATAGAATCAGGAAGAAGTCAACCCAGCTATGAGACGGCAAAAAAGATTTTTGAGAGCCTTACTCAATTAGAAGGGGAATCATCATCTCATACAGCAGGAGATTTTTGTAGCAGGGATATCGTAAAACTAAAACCAACAAATACACTTCATGATGCAATCAAGAAAATGCATCAATTGTCAATCAGTCAGATCCCTGTTTTTGACAATTCAGATGTAGTGGGAGTAGTATCTGAAGATGGGATAGTAAAACATCTTGCAGATTTAGGAGAAGCAGAGTTGAAAAAAGCAAAGTTAGCAGACACAATGGATCCTGTACCACCCATAGTAGATTTTGATACACCAGCTAATGTGTTAGTCCCATTGATCAGATATTCAAAGTGTATTCTAGTTTCAAAAAAATCGAAAATCATCGGAATAATTACAGCATCAGACACATTGAAAATGATGGAATGA
- the meaB gene encoding methylmalonyl Co-A mutase-associated GTPase MeaB — protein sequence MDLLNDLKKGKRGAIAKAITIVENDQTEAKKLLRKIFKDSGNSAIIGITGPAGAGKSSLINKTVIAMRKLGTKPAVLAVDPTSHVTGGAILGDRVRMSESTDSGTYIRSIASRGATGAVSRSLRNSIRVLEYAGFNPIIIESVGAGQTEVEISNIADITVVVFNPNTGDSIQTIKAGLTEIGDIYLVNKSDLSGTNQLFDAVRDFIGDSDRNPIILKTSVKKNSGITVFAKTLKDMMKSKKKFKDAKNKERLEAELKDIVLNNIKEKIDDMLISDKTFSKYLKKLQSKDIDPFQAGDKITKSLLK from the coding sequence TTGGATTTACTTAATGATCTAAAAAAAGGAAAGCGAGGAGCAATTGCAAAAGCGATAACAATAGTTGAAAATGATCAAACAGAAGCAAAAAAACTATTGCGGAAAATTTTCAAAGATAGTGGAAACTCTGCAATAATTGGTATTACTGGACCTGCAGGAGCCGGTAAAAGCTCTTTAATTAACAAAACAGTGATTGCGATGAGAAAATTAGGCACAAAGCCTGCCGTCTTGGCAGTTGATCCTACAAGTCATGTTACTGGAGGTGCGATATTGGGAGATAGGGTTAGAATGAGTGAATCCACAGATTCTGGTACATACATCCGAAGTATTGCATCCCGTGGTGCAACCGGTGCTGTTTCTCGTTCATTGCGAAACAGTATTCGTGTTTTAGAATATGCTGGATTTAATCCAATAATTATCGAAAGTGTTGGAGCTGGCCAAACTGAAGTAGAGATTTCAAATATTGCTGACATTACTGTTGTTGTTTTTAATCCTAATACTGGCGATAGCATTCAAACTATCAAAGCTGGCTTGACTGAAATAGGGGATATCTACCTAGTTAACAAAAGTGACCTTAGTGGAACGAATCAACTTTTTGATGCGGTTCGTGATTTTATTGGCGACTCTGATAGAAATCCAATCATTCTAAAAACATCTGTTAAAAAGAATTCTGGAATTACTGTATTTGCAAAAACTTTGAAAGATATGATGAAATCGAAAAAGAAATTCAAAGATGCTAAAAATAAAGAGAGGCTTGAGGCAGAACTAAAGGATATTGTTTTAAATAACATAAAAGAAAAGATTGATGACATGCTGATTTCTGATAAAACCTTTTCAAAATATCTTAAAAAATTACAATCAAAAGACATTGATCCATTTCAAGCAGGAGATAAAATAACAAAATCTTTGTTAAAGTGA
- the ppdK gene encoding pyruvate, phosphate dikinase has protein sequence MKQVYFYDEGDGKNKQLLGGKGAGLCEMTRLKLPVPPGFTITTEVCNKYYENNKKLPKTLMAEVKKNIAKIERKTGKKWNSKTNPLLVSVRSGAAISMPGMMDTILNLGLNDETVIGLSEKSSNPRFAWDSYRRFVQLFGKVVFGVEDKKFDDVLEAAKKKQNVQVDSDLNEESLREIVAKYKQICDTHTGRKFPTDPTEQVELAIKAVFGSWMGERAIVYREKNNITKDIANGTAVNIVSMAFGNMGDDCATGVVFTRNPGDGTRKIYGEYLINAQGEDVVAGVRTGKQVDEMKKDLPESYKQLVKTCERLERHYKEPQDIEFTIEQGKFYLLQTRNAKMNAVGMVKTSIDMVKEKLIDKNRAITRLQAEQLEQLLHKRIDPNEIKNHTLLAKGIAASPGAASGIAVLDVKRATIMGENGAKVILIREETKPEDVPAFFESVGILTSRGGKTSHAAVVARGMGKPCIVGCSNLKIDLDNKQCSVDGKVVHEGDSITIDGSSGAVYIGDIPTIEPKVNTDFKQILDWSQKAKKIGIRANADTPEGAKLAREFGGQGIGLCRTERMFNGSDRINLFVEMIMAESIEERSKILQKLGELQKSDFVQILKAMEGYEVTIRLLDPPLHEFLPNPEELAEKIHKLELKKETAEVEKAKIVLKRARELAEVNPMMGHRGVRVGITYPEIYEMQIRAVFEALVELTKKKVKAHPQIMIPQISSIAELNHIKKIYDSIKKETESKYKMKLKINFGTMIEVVRAALTANELATTAEFFSFGTNDLTQGTFSFSREDVEGKFLPEYMEKELLERNPFQSIDVNGVGSLIKMGVAAGRNLRPNMEIGICGEHGGDPNSIKFCHSIGLSYVSASPHRIPIAIVAAAQAAIEQPKNKSKKK, from the coding sequence ATGAAACAAGTTTATTTTTATGATGAAGGAGACGGCAAAAACAAGCAGCTTCTAGGTGGAAAAGGAGCAGGTCTATGCGAAATGACCAGATTGAAGCTACCCGTACCTCCAGGATTTACAATTACCACTGAAGTTTGTAACAAATATTATGAAAATAACAAAAAATTGCCAAAAACACTCATGGCAGAAGTAAAAAAGAATATTGCAAAAATAGAGAGAAAAACAGGGAAAAAATGGAATTCAAAAACAAATCCACTACTAGTATCAGTCAGATCAGGCGCAGCAATTTCTATGCCAGGCATGATGGATACAATTCTGAATTTAGGGTTAAATGATGAAACAGTTATCGGGTTATCTGAAAAAAGTAGCAATCCAAGATTTGCATGGGATTCTTACAGAAGATTTGTACAATTATTTGGAAAAGTAGTGTTTGGGGTGGAGGATAAGAAATTCGATGATGTTTTAGAAGCAGCAAAGAAAAAACAAAACGTACAAGTGGACAGTGATTTGAATGAAGAGTCACTAAGAGAAATTGTTGCAAAATACAAACAAATCTGTGACACTCATACAGGAAGGAAATTTCCAACAGACCCAACTGAACAAGTAGAACTTGCAATCAAGGCAGTATTTGGAAGTTGGATGGGAGAAAGAGCAATTGTATACAGAGAGAAAAATAATATTACAAAAGATATTGCAAATGGAACTGCAGTAAATATTGTATCCATGGCATTTGGGAACATGGGAGATGATTGTGCAACAGGAGTTGTATTTACAAGAAATCCTGGAGACGGAACAAGAAAGATTTACGGCGAATATCTAATTAATGCGCAAGGAGAAGACGTAGTAGCAGGAGTAAGAACAGGAAAACAAGTAGATGAGATGAAAAAGGACTTGCCAGAATCCTACAAACAACTAGTCAAAACATGTGAAAGGCTTGAAAGACACTACAAAGAGCCACAAGATATTGAATTTACTATTGAGCAAGGAAAATTCTATTTGTTGCAAACAAGAAATGCAAAGATGAATGCAGTAGGAATGGTAAAAACATCAATTGACATGGTGAAAGAAAAATTAATTGATAAAAATAGAGCAATTACAAGATTACAAGCAGAACAATTAGAGCAATTATTACATAAAAGAATAGATCCTAATGAAATCAAAAATCATACATTACTAGCAAAAGGAATTGCAGCATCACCAGGAGCAGCAAGTGGAATTGCAGTTTTGGATGTAAAAAGAGCAACAATCATGGGCGAGAACGGGGCCAAAGTGATTCTAATTAGAGAAGAAACAAAACCCGAAGACGTTCCAGCATTCTTTGAATCAGTTGGAATTTTAACCAGTCGTGGAGGTAAAACATCTCATGCAGCAGTAGTTGCAAGAGGAATGGGAAAACCATGTATCGTAGGATGCTCTAATCTGAAAATTGATCTTGACAATAAACAATGTAGCGTAGATGGAAAAGTTGTTCATGAGGGGGATTCGATTACAATAGATGGCAGTTCAGGAGCAGTATACATTGGAGACATTCCAACTATAGAACCTAAAGTAAATACAGACTTTAAGCAAATTTTAGATTGGTCCCAAAAAGCAAAAAAAATAGGGATTAGAGCTAATGCAGATACGCCTGAGGGTGCAAAACTTGCAAGAGAATTCGGAGGACAAGGAATCGGGCTCTGCAGAACAGAAAGAATGTTCAACGGCAGTGATAGAATCAATCTATTTGTAGAAATGATCATGGCAGAAAGCATCGAAGAGCGAAGTAAGATTTTACAAAAATTAGGAGAATTGCAAAAAAGCGACTTTGTTCAAATTCTAAAGGCAATGGAAGGATACGAAGTTACCATTAGATTACTAGACCCACCACTACACGAATTCCTACCAAACCCAGAAGAACTAGCAGAGAAAATCCACAAATTAGAATTAAAAAAAGAAACTGCAGAAGTTGAAAAAGCAAAAATTGTTCTAAAAAGGGCAAGAGAACTTGCAGAAGTAAACCCGATGATGGGGCATAGAGGAGTCAGAGTAGGAATTACATATCCTGAAATATACGAGATGCAAATTCGTGCAGTCTTTGAAGCATTAGTAGAATTAACAAAGAAAAAAGTAAAGGCACATCCACAAATCATGATTCCTCAAATTAGTAGCATCGCAGAATTAAATCACATTAAGAAAATTTATGATTCCATTAAGAAAGAGACAGAATCAAAATACAAAATGAAATTAAAGATTAACTTTGGAACTATGATCGAAGTTGTAAGAGCAGCATTAACAGCAAATGAACTTGCAACCACTGCAGAATTCTTTAGTTTCGGTACAAATGACCTCACACAAGGAACATTTAGTTTCAGCAGAGAAGATGTGGAAGGGAAATTCCTTCCAGAATATATGGAAAAAGAACTTCTTGAGAGGAACCCATTCCAATCAATTGATGTAAACGGGGTAGGCAGCTTGATAAAAATGGGAGTTGCAGCAGGAAGAAATCTCAGACCAAACATGGAGATAGGAATTTGTGGAGAACACGGAGGAGATCCTAATTCAATTAAATTCTGTCATAGCATAGGTCTAAGTTATGTTAGTGCATCACCCCATCGAATTCCTATTGCAATAGTTGCAGCAGCACAAGCAGCAATTGAACAACCAAAAAATAAATCAAAGAAAAAATAG
- a CDS encoding universal stress protein — protein MKKLFDHILVPYNGFHGSQKAFKKAIGLSQLTKSKITVLTCVEDRATFGLFKTKTDKEEFDKECKMIELEHSKLEKYATEHDISPAFKITKSSMPANEILEFAKKYDVDLIIMGMKKRTRYEKRHYPSTIDDVSKNFDRAILILN, from the coding sequence ATGAAAAAACTTTTTGACCATATATTGGTTCCATACAATGGATTTCATGGTAGTCAAAAAGCTTTCAAAAAAGCAATTGGATTATCACAACTGACAAAATCAAAAATAACAGTTTTGACATGCGTTGAAGATAGAGCCACATTTGGGTTATTCAAAACAAAAACAGACAAAGAGGAATTTGATAAGGAATGTAAAATGATCGAATTAGAACATAGCAAACTTGAAAAATATGCTACAGAACATGATATTTCCCCTGCTTTTAAAATTACTAAGAGTAGTATGCCAGCCAATGAAATTCTTGAATTTGCAAAAAAATATGATGTGGATTTGATAATCATGGGGATGAAAAAGCGCACTAGATATGAAAAAAGACACTATCCTAGCACCATTGATGATGTTTCAAAAAATTTTGATCGTGCAATTTTAATTTTAAACTAA